The proteins below are encoded in one region of Brassica napus cultivar Da-Ae chromosome A6, Da-Ae, whole genome shotgun sequence:
- the LOC106433699 gene encoding 24-methylenesterol C-methyltransferase 2-like, producing MDLYHRDNYADFLFSFDSVALFFTGALVAGGIYWFLCVLGPAERKGKRALDLSGGSISAEKVQDKYKQYWSFFRRPKEIETAEKVPDFVDTFYNLVTDIYEWGWGQSFHFSPSIRGKSHRDATRLHEEMAVDLIQVKPGQKILDVGCGVGGPMRAIASHSRANVVGITINEYQVKRARDHNRKAGLDALCEVVCGNFLQMPFDDNTFDGAYSIEATCHAPNLEEVYAEIYRVLKPGSLYVSYEWVTTDKFNAQDEEHVEVIQGIERGDALPGLRAYSDIAQAAKKVGFQIVKEKDLAAPPAQPWWTRLKMGRLAYWRNHVVVQILSAVGVAPKGTVDVHEMLFKTADFLSRGGETEIFSPMHMILCRKPMS from the coding sequence ACAGTGTCGCACTCTTCTTCACTGGAGCTCTCGTAGCCGGCGGAATCTACTGGTTCCTGTGCGTCCTGGGACCAGCGGAGCGTAAAGGCAAACGAGCGTTGGATCTATCGGGCGGGTCCATCTCGGCGGAGAAAGTTCAAGACAAGTACAAACAGTACTGGTCGTTCTTCCGCCGTCCGAAAGAGATCGAAACCGCCGAGAAAGTCCCGGACTTCGTGGACACGTTCTACAACCTCGTCACCGACATCTACGAGTGGGGATGGGGACAGTCCTTCCACTTCTCTCCTTCCATCCGAGGCAAATCCCACCGTGACGCCACGCGCCTCCACGAAGAGATGGCCGTAGATCTGATCCAAGTGAAACCGGGTCAAAAGATCCTCGATGTCGGATGCGGCGTGGGAGGTCCGATGCGCGCGATTGCATCCCACTCGCGAGCCAACGTGGTGGGGATCACGATCAACGAGTACCAGGTGAAGAGAGCGCGTGACCACAACAGGAAAGCAGGACTCGACGCGCTCTGCGAGGTCGTGTGTGGTAACTTCCTCCAGATGCCCTTCGATGATAATACCTTCGACGGCGCGTACTCTATCGAAGCGACGTGTCACGCGCCGAACCTGGAAGAAGTCTACGCCGAGATCTACAGGGTGTTGAAACCCGGATCTTTGTATGTATCGTACGAGTGGGTCACCACTGATAAGTTCAACGCCCAGGATGAGGAACACGTGGAGGTCATCCAAGGGATCGAGAGGGGTGACGCGCTTCCTGGCCTTAGGGCTTACTCCGATATAGCCCAGGCCGCCAAGAAAGTTGGGTTCCAAATTGTCAAGGAGAAGGATCTTGCCGCTCCACCGGCTCAGCCGTGGTGGACTAGGCTTAAGATGGGTCGCCTCGCTTATTGGAGGAACCACGTTGTCGTTCAGATCTTGTCTGCCGTTGGAGTTGCGCCTAAGGGAACCGTCGATGTTCATGAGATGTTGTTTAAGACTGCTGATTTCTTGTCCAGAGGAGGCGAAACTGAAATTTTCTCTCCCATGCATATGATTCTCTGCCGGAAACCTATGTCTTAA